A single region of the Oryzias latipes chromosome 19, ASM223467v1 genome encodes:
- the prodh2 gene encoding hydroxyproline dehydrogenase isoform X1 gives MLCSRLSPSSFHLSPLRLLGTAASRTVGFKQAELHPTALNFEDPSAFRVKSLRELLRALTVFRLCSFPVLVNNCGKLMSTARSILGRKAFSLLLRPTVYAQFVAGENESEISQSMEKMSLLGLRPMLAVPMEEDLGESTGERRYDDNMAIMLECVRMSHSNAWCKDPMMQLKVTALLNPELCVKLTAVIAQQPYDLDLLVRAMDGEHVTFPGLDQKEGTHLMHGLQRLDKIAKASINNVRVLVDAEYTYMNPALSLVTMAMMKKYNRDSAWIWNTYQCYLKESRSLLLEALSLSKREGFCLGVKLVRGAYMDKERKLAEKEGRVDPIHQSWEDTNDSYNGCLDVMLRTISQNPERYRIIVASHNEESVRRAAKRQTSNPPGCWYSISRMEELHIDKDRGSVCFGQLLGMCDYVSLTLAKEGYAVYKSVPYGSVDDTIPYLVRRAQENRTVLQGIRKERDLLRREFKHRVGGILRGGGGGS, from the exons ATGTTGTGCTCTCGTTTGAGCCCATCTTCATTTCACCTCTCGCCACTGAGGCTCCTGGGTACCGCAGCCTCCAGGACAGTTGGGTTCAAACAGGCGGAGCTTCATCCCACTGCTCTGAACTTTGAGGATCCCAGCGCCTTCAGGGTGAAGAGTTTGAGAGAGCTGCTCCGGGCTTTGACCGTCTTCCGTCTTTGCTCATTTCCAGTGTTGGTCAACAACTGTGGAAAG cTTATGTCCACAGCGCGCAGCATTCTCGGAAGAAAGGCCTTCTCCTTGCTGCTGCGGCCCACAGTTTACGCTCAGTTTGTAGCCGGCGAGAACGAAAGCGAGATCTCTCAATCCATGGAGAAGATGAGCCTGTTGGGACTGAGGCCCATGCTGGCTGTCCCTATGGAGGAAGACCTCGGAGAGAGCACCGG GGAGAGACGGTACGACGACAACATGGCGATCATGCTGGAGTGTGTGCGGATGTCCCACAGCAACGCCTGGTGCAAAGACCCAATGATGCAGCTAAAGGTCACGGCTCTGCTCAACCCAGAGCTGTGT GTGAAACTCACAGCCGTCATTGCGCAACAACCGTACGATCTAGATCTGCTTGTCAGAGCCATGGACGGAGAG CACGTTACCTTCCCTGGTTTGGACCAAAAAGAGGGCACTCACCTGATGCACGGCCTGCAGAGACTTGACAAAATAGCAAAG gcaagtATAAATAACGTTCGAGTCCTGGTGGATGCTGAGTACACATACATGAACCCCGCCCTGTCTCTGGTCACCATGGCGATGATGAAGAAGTACAACAGGGATAGTGCTTGGATTTGGAACACGTATCAGTGTTATCTGAAG GAGTCCAGATCTCTGCTGTTGGAGGCTCTGAGTTTGTCCAAACGGGAAGGTTTCTGTTTGGGCGTGAAGCTGGTGCGAGGAGCTTACATGGACAAAGAGAGGAAGCTGGCGGAGAAAGAGGGACGCGTCGACCCAATCCATCAAAGCTGGGAGGACACCAATGACAG CTACAACGGCTGcttggatgtgatgctgaggaCCATTTCCCAGAATCCTGAGCGCTACCGGATCATAGTGGCCTCACACAATGAGGAGTCAGTGAGACGAGCTGCCAAACG CCAAACTTCAAACCCTCCTGGTTGTTGGTATTCCATCTCCAGGATGGAGGAGCTGCACATCGACAAAGACCGAGGCTCGGTGTGTTTCGGTCAACTGCTGGGCATGTGTGATTATGTCTCCCTCACACTGG CTAAGGAGGGCTACGCCGTGTACAAGTCGGTGCCGTACGGTTCAGTGGACGACACCATCCCTTACCTGGTGCGCCGGGCTCAGGAGAACCGCACGGTGCTGCAGGGAATTCGCAAAGAGAGGGATTTGTTGAGGAGGGAGTTCAAACATAGAGTTGGGGGGattctgaggggggggggggggggtagctaa
- the prodh2 gene encoding hydroxyproline dehydrogenase isoform X2: protein MLCSRLSPSSFHLSPLRLLGTAASRTVGFKQAELHPTALNFEDPSAFRVKSLRELLRALTVFRLCSFPVLVNNCGKLMSTARSILGRKAFSLLLRPTVYAQFVAGENESEISQSMEKMSLLGLRPMLAVPMEEDLGESTGERRYDDNMAIMLECVRMSHSNAWCKDPMMQLKVTALLNPELCVKLTAVIAQQPYDLDLLVRAMDGEHVTFPGLDQKEGTHLMHGLQRLDKIAKASINNVRVLVDAEYTYMNPALSLVTMAMMKKYNRDSAWIWNTYQCYLKESRSLLLEALSLSKREGFCLGVKLVRGAYMDKERKLAEKEGRVDPIHQSWEDTNDSYNGCLDVMLRTISQNPERYRIIVASHNEESVRRAAKRMEELHIDKDRGSVCFGQLLGMCDYVSLTLAKEGYAVYKSVPYGSVDDTIPYLVRRAQENRTVLQGIRKERDLLRREFKHRVGGILRGGGGGS, encoded by the exons ATGTTGTGCTCTCGTTTGAGCCCATCTTCATTTCACCTCTCGCCACTGAGGCTCCTGGGTACCGCAGCCTCCAGGACAGTTGGGTTCAAACAGGCGGAGCTTCATCCCACTGCTCTGAACTTTGAGGATCCCAGCGCCTTCAGGGTGAAGAGTTTGAGAGAGCTGCTCCGGGCTTTGACCGTCTTCCGTCTTTGCTCATTTCCAGTGTTGGTCAACAACTGTGGAAAG cTTATGTCCACAGCGCGCAGCATTCTCGGAAGAAAGGCCTTCTCCTTGCTGCTGCGGCCCACAGTTTACGCTCAGTTTGTAGCCGGCGAGAACGAAAGCGAGATCTCTCAATCCATGGAGAAGATGAGCCTGTTGGGACTGAGGCCCATGCTGGCTGTCCCTATGGAGGAAGACCTCGGAGAGAGCACCGG GGAGAGACGGTACGACGACAACATGGCGATCATGCTGGAGTGTGTGCGGATGTCCCACAGCAACGCCTGGTGCAAAGACCCAATGATGCAGCTAAAGGTCACGGCTCTGCTCAACCCAGAGCTGTGT GTGAAACTCACAGCCGTCATTGCGCAACAACCGTACGATCTAGATCTGCTTGTCAGAGCCATGGACGGAGAG CACGTTACCTTCCCTGGTTTGGACCAAAAAGAGGGCACTCACCTGATGCACGGCCTGCAGAGACTTGACAAAATAGCAAAG gcaagtATAAATAACGTTCGAGTCCTGGTGGATGCTGAGTACACATACATGAACCCCGCCCTGTCTCTGGTCACCATGGCGATGATGAAGAAGTACAACAGGGATAGTGCTTGGATTTGGAACACGTATCAGTGTTATCTGAAG GAGTCCAGATCTCTGCTGTTGGAGGCTCTGAGTTTGTCCAAACGGGAAGGTTTCTGTTTGGGCGTGAAGCTGGTGCGAGGAGCTTACATGGACAAAGAGAGGAAGCTGGCGGAGAAAGAGGGACGCGTCGACCCAATCCATCAAAGCTGGGAGGACACCAATGACAG CTACAACGGCTGcttggatgtgatgctgaggaCCATTTCCCAGAATCCTGAGCGCTACCGGATCATAGTGGCCTCACACAATGAGGAGTCAGTGAGACGAGCTGCCAAACG GATGGAGGAGCTGCACATCGACAAAGACCGAGGCTCGGTGTGTTTCGGTCAACTGCTGGGCATGTGTGATTATGTCTCCCTCACACTGG CTAAGGAGGGCTACGCCGTGTACAAGTCGGTGCCGTACGGTTCAGTGGACGACACCATCCCTTACCTGGTGCGCCGGGCTCAGGAGAACCGCACGGTGCTGCAGGGAATTCGCAAAGAGAGGGATTTGTTGAGGAGGGAGTTCAAACATAGAGTTGGGGGGattctgaggggggggggggggggtagctaa
- the LOC101174301 gene encoding eukaryotic translation initiation factor 3 subunit C, whose translation MSRFFATGSDSESEESSSADEITPKAPGTTLKQSLLLSDDEEDTKRVVRSAKDKRFEELTNLIKTIRNAMKIRDMAKCLEEFEQLCRAFLKSKNIVDKEGVPSFYIRLLADLEDYLNQLWEDKDGKKKMNKNNAKALSTLRQKIRKYNRDFETEIAAYKENPQESADEEDDKEQEESGSSSESEGEAGGVSAKSFLKKKPDEAGKAAKGSGDESSSSGEDDDDDDDDEGWSGESKESDSESSDGEAKRQSMAESFLKTGSDKGEIKKLSKRRDKAKARKHIEEEEEDGGEEVEGGWEKVKYGVPLVKEKPKMFAKGTEINTTVVVKKLNEILQARGKKGTDRAAQIELLHALAAIAAEHNLGQGILVKIKFNIIASLYDYNPNLAAFMKADMWKKCLECIDELLDILFENNNIFIGENIAEDSENLAVSDQPFRVRGCVLTLVERMDEEFTKIMQNTDPHSQEYVDNLKDEGRVCGIVDRLLTYLENKGSTEEICRVYLRRIMHTYYKFDYKAHRRSLGLQGETKSEQDQEESEGEDSALIMDRLCKFIYAKDRTDRIRTCAILCHIYHHALHSRWYQARDLMLMSHLQDNIHHSDPPVQILYNRTMVQLGICAFRQGMIKDAHNALLDIQSSGRAKELLGQGLLMRNMQERNAEQEKIEKRRQVPFHMHINLELLECVYLVSAMLLEIPYMAAHEFDARRRMISKQFHHQLRVGERQPLLGPPESMREHVVAASKAMKMGDWRTCHSFIINEKMNSKVWDLFPETQRVREMLVRKIQEESLRTYLFTYSSVYDSISMEILSEMFQLEMPTVHSIISKMIINEELMASLDQPTQTVVMHRTEPTSLQNMALQLAEKLGSLVENNERVFDLKQGVYGGYFNRDQKGGYQQKQSYQRDQKGGYQQKQGGYQGGYQGGYQGGYQGGYQGGYQGGHQGGYQGGYQRGGYRNQNQSNY comes from the exons ATGTCTCGTTTCTTTGCCACCGGGTCTGACAGTGAAAGTGAGGAGTCCTCATCCGCCGATGAGATCACCCCCAAAGCACCCGGGACTACTTTGAAGCA ATCATTGCTGCTCAGTGATGACGAGGAGGACACCAAAAGGGTGGTGCGCAGCGCCAAAGATAAGAG GTTTGAGGAATTGACGAACCTCATAAAGACGATTCGCAACGCCATGAAGATCCGCGACATGGCCAAATGTTTGGAGGAGTTTGAGCAGCTGTGTCGAGCGTTCCTTAAAAGCAAGAACATAGTGGACAAAGAAGGCGTTCCGTCGTTTTACATTCGTCTTCTGGCTGATCTGGAGGATTATCTCAACCAG CTTTGGGAGGACAAGgatggcaagaaaaaaatgaacaaaaataacgCAAAGGCCCTCAGCACGCTGCGCCAGAAGATCCGCAAGTACAACCGGGACTTTGAAACAGAAATAGCTGCATACAAAGAG aacCCCCAGGAATCtgctgatgaagaggatgatAAGGAGCAGGAGGAGTCTG GTTCCTCTAGTGAAAGTGAGGGAGAAGCCGGCGGCGTCTCTGCTAAGTCCTTCCTAAAGAAAAAGCCGGATGAAGCCGGCAAGGCGGCAAAGGGCTCTGGG GACGAGTCCTCTTCCagtggtgaggatgatgatgatgatgacgacgaTGAAGGCTGGAGTGGAGAGTCCAAGGAAAGTGACAGCGAAAGCTCTGATGGGGAAGCTAAGAGGCAATCCATGGCCGAATCCTTCCTCAA GACTGGATCGGATAAAGGCGAGATCAAGAAGCTATCAAAGAGGAGGGACAAGGCCAAAGCAAGGAAACAcattgaggaagaggaggaggatggaggggAAGAGGTTGAAGGAGGCTGGGAGAAGGTCAAGTACGGCGTCCCTCTGGTAAAG GAGAAGCCCAAGATGTTTGCTAAAGGCACAGAGATCAACACGACAGTGGTTGTGAAGAAGCTGAATGAAATCCTGCAGGCGAGAGGCAAGAAGGGCACAGACAG GGCTGCACAGATCGAGCTGCTCCACGCTCTGGCAGCCATCGCTGCAGAACACAACTTGGGCCAAGGAATCCTGGTCAAGATTAAATTCAACATTATCGCCTCTTTGTACGACTACAACCCCAACCTGGCTGCCTTCATGAAG GCTGATATGTGGAAGAAGTGTCTGGAATGCATTGATGAGCTGCTGGACATCCTGTTTGAGAACAATAACATCTTCATCGGGGAAAACATCGCAGAAGACAGCGAGAACCTCGCCGTCTCTGACCAG CCTTTTCGGGTGCGTGGGTGTGTCTTAACTCTGGTGGAGAGAATGGATGAAGAGTTCACCAAGATCATGCAGAACACCGACCCTCATTCCCAAG AATATGTTGACAATCTGAAAGACGAGGGGCGGGTTTGCGGAATAGTCGACAGGCTGCTCACATACTTGGAAAACAAAGGCTCAACCGAAGAGATCTGCCGCGTTTACCTGCGCAGGATCATGCACACCTACTACAAGTTTGACTACAAAGCCCACAGGCGCAGCCTGGGTCTGCAGGGAGAGACCAAG TCAGAGCAGGACCAGGAGGAGAGCGAAGGGGAGGACAGCGCTCTCATCATGGACCGCCTCTGCAAGTTCATCTACGCCAAGGATCGCACCGACCGCATCCGCACATGTGCTATTCTCTGCCACATCTACCATCACGCTCTCCATTCACGCTGGTACCAGGCCCGCGACCTGATGCTCATGAGCCACCTGCAGGACAATATCCATCATTCTGACCCACCTGTGCAG ATCCTGTATAACAGAACCATGGTCCAGCTTGGGATTTGTGCCTTTAGGCAGGGTATGATTAAAGACGCACACAACGCTTTGCTGGACATCCAGTCTTCTGGACGGGCCAAGGAGCTCCTGGGTCAGGGTCTGCTCATGAGGAACATGCAGGAGAGGAACGCAGAACAAGAAAAGATTGAAAAGAGAAGACAA GTTCCCTTCCACATGCACATCAACCTGGAGCTGCTGGAGTGCGTGTACCTGGTGTCAGCCATGCTGTTGGAAATCCCTTACATGGCTGCACACGAGTTCGACGCTCGACGCAGAATGATCAGCAAGCAGTTCCATCACCAGCTCAGGGTGGGGGAGAGGCAGCCGCTGCTAG GACCCCCAGAGAGTATGAGGGAGCACGTGGTGGCGGCCAGCAAAGCCATGAAGATGGGCGACTGGCGTACCTGCCACTCATTTATCATCAACGAGAAGATGAACAGCAAAGTGTGGGACTTGTTCCCGGAGACGCAACGAGTGCGAGAAATGCTCGTCAG gaaaATCCAGGAGGAGTCTCTGAGGACCTATCTGTTCACATACAGCAGTGTGTACGACTCCATCAG CATGGAGATTCTGTCTGAAATGTTCCAGCTGGAGATGCCCACAGTTCACAGCATCATCAGCAAGATGATCATCAACGAGGAGCTGATG GCTTCCCTGGACCAGCCCACACAGACGGTGGTCATGCACCGCACAGAGCCCACCTCCCTGCAGAACATGGCTCTGCAGCTGGCAGAGAAGCTGGGCAGCTTGGTGGAGAACAACGAGCGCGTCTTCGACCTCAAACAGGGAGTCTATGGAGGCTACTTCAACAGAG ATCAGAAAGGTGGCTACCAGCAGAAGCAGTCCTACCAGAGAG ATCAGAAAGGTGGCTACCAGCAGAAGCAGGGAGGCTACCAGGGTGGCTACCAGGGTGGCTACCAGGGTGGCTACCAGGGAGGCTACCAGGGTGGCTACCAGGGTGGCCACCAGGGAGGCTACCAGGGAGGCTACCAACGAGGCGGCTACAGGAATCAAAACCAGAGCAACTATTGA